The genomic stretch CGTCCACCACCGTCAAACCGCTCGGCCAAGCCGCGCCCGGGAACTGGCATCGCTACTCCAGCCCGGCCGCCGACCGCGCCTTGGCGCGCTTCGAGCGCGCCGCCGATCCGGCCGAACAGCTCCGCCTGTCGGGCGAGCTCCAGCGCATCTTCGTCGCGGAGGCGCCCGCGATCCCGCTCTATCCGAACCCGTCGTGGGCCGAGTTCAACACCGCCCGCGTCACGGGTTTTCCGACTGCCGCGGATCCCTATGCGGACCCGTCGCCCAACAAGATGGAGCGCGGCGAGATCCTGCTCGTGCTCACGACGCTGCGCCCGAGGTAACGGATGCGCTACCTGCTGAAGCGTCTGGGCTTCTACGCGCTGGCAGCATGGACGGCGGTGACGGTGAACTTCATCCTGCCACGTCTGATGCCGGGTGATCCGGCGACGACGCTGTTCGCGCGCTTCAAAGGCAAGCTCTCACCCGAGTCCATCGACGCGCTGCGGGCCGCGTTCGGACTCACCGAGGCCCCGCTCTGGAGCCAGTACCTCACGTATCTCTCGCACCTGCTCCGCGGCGAGCTGGGGATCTCGCTCGCCTACTTCCCCTCGCCGGTTTCCGAGCTGATCGGCACCGCCCTGGGTTGGACGTTGCTCGTGGCGGGAAGCGCGGTGCTGGTGAGCTACGGGGTCGGCACTCTCCTGGGTATTGCGGCGGCGTGGTGGCGACGCGGCGTCCTGGACACCTGGCTGCCTTCGGGCCTGGTGTTCCTGGGATCGTTCCCCTACTTCTGGCTCGCCATGGCAGCGCTTTACGTATTGGGCTTCGGCTTGCGCTGGTTCCCGCTCGGCCACGCGTACTCGGACGATGCGATCCCGGGTTGGACCGCGGCCTTCGCTCTCGATGTGCTGCGCCACGCAGCCCTCCCGATCGCCACCGTGGCGCTGGCCGCCGTCGGCGGCTGGCTGCTGTCCATGCGCAACACGATGATCACGGTGCTGGGCTCCGATTTCGTGAGCCTCGCCCATGCCAAGGGCCTGCATCCAGCGCGCGTGGTGTTGCGCTACGCGGCGCGCAACGCGCTGCTGCCGAGCGTGACGGGCCTCGGCATGGCGCTCGGCTTCGTGCTCGGCGGCACCCTCCTCACCGAGATCGTGTTCAGCTATCCAGGCCAGGGCTACCTGCTGGTGCAGGCGGTGCGCAATCAGGACTATCCGCTCATGCAGGGCATCTTCCTCGTCATCACGCTGGCGGTGCTGGGCGCGAACTGGATCGTGGACCTCGCGATCCTGTGGCTCGACCCACGCGCCCGGGATTCGACGTCGTGACCGGCGCGCAGGTCCCGGCCGGCGGGTTGGCCTTTTGGGCGCGGGCGATCCGGCGCGACCGAAAAGGCCTGGCCGGCGCCTGTCTGCTGGCGATATTCGTGCTGGTCGCGGTGGCTGGGCCGTGGTTCGTTGGCGATCCATCGGCGCCCGTGGGAATCCCGCTTCAGCCACCGTCCTGGGCGCACCCGCTCGGCACCAGCGGCCAGGGACAGGACATGCTGGCGCAGCTCGTCGTAGGGACGCGCGTCTCTCTGTTGCTTGGGTTCGCGGTGGGGCTCGCGGTGGTGCTGCTGGGCGCCCTGGTCGGCGTGCCCGCCGGCTACTTCGGCGGCGTCGTGGACGGTGTGCTCTCGGTGGCGACGAACGTGTTCCTGGTGTTGCCGGGGCTGCCGCTGGCGATCGTCATCGCGGCTTATCTTCCGGCCGGCGCCACCGCATTGGCGGTCGTGCTCATCGTCACGGGCTGGGCATGGAACGCTCGCGTGGTGCGCTCGCAGACGCTCGCACTGAGACGGCGCGACTTCGTCGCCGCGGCCGTGGTGGCGGGCCAATCCAACCTGAACATCCTCCGGGTGGAGATCCTGCCCAACATGCTGTCCATCCTGGTGGCTCAAGTGGTCGGCAGCACGGTGTACGCCATCGGCGCCCAGGTCGGACTGGAGTTCCTCGGGCTCGGGGATGTGTCGCGCGTGTCCTGGGGCACCATCCTCTACTGGGCCCAGAACGACTCCGCCCTGCTGACCGGCGCGT from Candidatus Eisenbacteria bacterium encodes the following:
- a CDS encoding ABC transporter permease, whose amino-acid sequence is MARPTRPGFDVVTGAQVPAGGLAFWARAIRRDRKGLAGACLLAIFVLVAVAGPWFVGDPSAPVGIPLQPPSWAHPLGTSGQGQDMLAQLVVGTRVSLLLGFAVGLAVVLLGALVGVPAGYFGGVVDGVLSVATNVFLVLPGLPLAIVIAAYLPAGATALAVVLIVTGWAWNARVVRSQTLALRRRDFVAAAVVAGQSNLNILRVEILPNMLSILVAQVVGSTVYAIGAQVGLEFLGLGDVSRVSWGTILYWAQNDSALLTGAWWTFVPAGLCVALVGFALTLLNSGFDEITNPRLGVERVWRAYLARRGRPAGHSTPVVRDDA
- a CDS encoding ABC transporter permease translates to MRYLLKRLGFYALAAWTAVTVNFILPRLMPGDPATTLFARFKGKLSPESIDALRAAFGLTEAPLWSQYLTYLSHLLRGELGISLAYFPSPVSELIGTALGWTLLVAGSAVLVSYGVGTLLGIAAAWWRRGVLDTWLPSGLVFLGSFPYFWLAMAALYVLGFGLRWFPLGHAYSDDAIPGWTAAFALDVLRHAALPIATVALAAVGGWLLSMRNTMITVLGSDFVSLAHAKGLHPARVVLRYAARNALLPSVTGLGMALGFVLGGTLLTEIVFSYPGQGYLLVQAVRNQDYPLMQGIFLVITLAVLGANWIVDLAILWLDPRARDSTS